The following is a genomic window from Crossiella equi.
TGCTCACCGTGGTGGTCGTCGTGGTGTGGCGGCTGCTGGTCGCCGACGTGGACGACCACATCAACCGCGGCCTGGAGCAGGAGACCAAGGAGTTCGTCGAGTTCGCCAAGCGCGGCACGGACCCGGCCACCGGCAAGCCCGCCGCCTCCGGCTACGACCTGCTCAACGCGCACCTGCACAACAACCAGTACCCGGAGCCGAACGAGGTGCACCTCGGCGTGCTGGCCATGGCGGACGGTCGGGTGAAGACCAGCCGGTACGGCGAGGCGCCGATCAACTTCCAGCGCGAGGACGCACTGGTCAAGCAGCTGGTGGACGCACCGGGCAACCAGGGCACCGTGCTGACCGCGGCCGGTGAGTTCAGGTGGGCCAAGGTGCCGCTCAAGGCCGATGGCCCGGACCGGGCGGTGTTCCTCACCGGCTACTTCGTCAACGGCATGCGCGCGAGCACCGACGAGGCGATCCGGGTAATGCTGCTGGTCGCCGTGATCGGGTTCTTGCTGGCCGCCTCGGTCTCCTGGGTGGTGGCCGGGCGCATCCTGGCCCCGATCCGCACCGTCCGGCAGGCCGCCGCGGCCATCACCGAGGACGACCTGACCAGGCGCATCCCGGTCCGCGGCAACGATGACATCTCCGCGCTGGCCGAGCAGTTCAACGCGATGCTGGACCGCATCGAGCGGGCCTTCCGCGCGCAGCGGCAGTTCATCGACGACGCCAGCCACGAGCTGCGCACCCCGATCACGATCGTCTCGGGCCACCTGGAGCTGATGGGCGATGACCCGCAGGAGCGGGCCGAGGTGGTGCGGCTGTGCACCGACGAGCTGGACCGGATGAACCGGATCGTGCAGGACCTGCTGCTGCTGGCCAAGGCCGAGCGCCCGGACTTCCTGCACCTGGACACGGTGTCCCTGCCCGAGCTGACCAGCGACATCGACGCGAACGTGCGCCAGCTCGCGAACCGGCGCTGGGTGCTGGAGGCGATGGCCGAGGGCGAGGCCCGGCTGGACCCGCAGCGCGTGACGCAGGCCGTCGTGCAGCTGGCGCAGAACGCGGTGCAGCACACGGCCGAAGGCGCGGAGATCCGGCTCGGCTCCTCCCGGTACGACGGGCGCGTGTCGTTCTGGGTGACCGACTCCGGGCCCGGGGTGGCACCGGAGGAGCAGGAGGCGATCTTCGAGCGGTTCGCGCGCGGCGCCGGCGGGCGCACCGACCGCAGCGGCGCGGGGCTGGGACTGGCGATCGTCAAGGCGATCGCCGAGGCGCACCACGGGGTGGTGCGGGTGGTGTCCGAACCGGGTTCGGGGGCCACGTTCGGAATCGAGCTGCCGGTACCGGCGGCGGAGGAGGAGGGTCAGTGGGCCGGATCCTGATCGCCGAGGACGAGCAGCGCATCGCCGCGTTCGTGGAGAAGGGACTGCGTGCCAACGGGTTCACCACGAACACCGTCGGCGATGGCAACGCCGCCCTGGACTACGCGCTGACCGGGGACTTCGACCTGGTGGTGCTGGACCTCGGGCTGCCCGGCCGGGACGGGTTCGCGGTGCTGCACGCGATGCGCCAGGCCCGCGTGACCACGCCGGTGATCATCCTGACCGCGCGGGACTCGGTGCTGGACACCGTGGCCGGGCTCTCCGGCGGGGCCGACGACTACATGACCAAGCCGTTCCGGTTCGAGGAGCTGCTGGCCAGGGTGCGGCTGCGGCTGCGCGCGCCCGAACGGGCACCGGAGGTCACCGTGCTGCGGCACGAGGAGCTGTCCCTGGACCTGCGCACCCGGCGCGCTCAGGTGAAGGGACAGCTCGTCGACCTCACCGCCCGTGAGTTCTCGTTGCTGGAGCTGTTCCTGCGCCACGCGGGACAGGTGCTCACGCGGGAGCAGATCCTGTC
Proteins encoded in this region:
- a CDS encoding sensor histidine kinase, with product MTTMTMTTTRPGVSAQMRIMGWLLGFMALVLTVVVVVVWRLLVADVDDHINRGLEQETKEFVEFAKRGTDPATGKPAASGYDLLNAHLHNNQYPEPNEVHLGVLAMADGRVKTSRYGEAPINFQREDALVKQLVDAPGNQGTVLTAAGEFRWAKVPLKADGPDRAVFLTGYFVNGMRASTDEAIRVMLLVAVIGFLLAASVSWVVAGRILAPIRTVRQAAAAITEDDLTRRIPVRGNDDISALAEQFNAMLDRIERAFRAQRQFIDDASHELRTPITIVSGHLELMGDDPQERAEVVRLCTDELDRMNRIVQDLLLLAKAERPDFLHLDTVSLPELTSDIDANVRQLANRRWVLEAMAEGEARLDPQRVTQAVVQLAQNAVQHTAEGAEIRLGSSRYDGRVSFWVTDSGPGVAPEEQEAIFERFARGAGGRTDRSGAGLGLAIVKAIAEAHHGVVRVVSEPGSGATFGIELPVPAAEEEGQWAGS
- a CDS encoding response regulator transcription factor, translated to MGRILIAEDEQRIAAFVEKGLRANGFTTNTVGDGNAALDYALTGDFDLVVLDLGLPGRDGFAVLHAMRQARVTTPVIILTARDSVLDTVAGLSGGADDYMTKPFRFEELLARVRLRLRAPERAPEVTVLRHEELSLDLRTRRAQVKGQLVDLTAREFSLLELFLRHAGQVLTREQILSHVWGYDFDPGSNVVDVYVRALRRKLGQDCIQTVRGMGYRLGG